The DNA sequence TGTTAAGTCTACATATGGCTGCTATCCTAAAAATGGCAGTTTATGATCATTTCCTTTGTTGCTGAATCAGTGCTTTGTTGCTTTTCTGAGTTTGTTTCTTTGTAACATGCAATTGTGAACATACCACACTTGATCAATGTGCTTGCTATAAGGGGAATGTGAAACGTTGTTTGGTACCAAACCAATGTTCAGGAAATCTATGGATCAGACATCCCATGAGGACACTGCCCTTAGCAGTGTGTTTAGTCCTAGTCTATCATGTATGATAAAAAACCTCAGCggaggtgtgtaacatgttaaATGTACCCATATAGCATGATGTTCTAAGCTTCAAGGGTGGAAATCAAAGGAAAGTTATACTACTTCTATTTCAATGCTTGGTGAAATGTTTCCCATAAGCATCCAATAATGTTCCCCATCTCATCGAGGTTTAATTGTCGTTTTGATCATTTGATCAATAAAGCAGCTTTTACTTGTATCGCCACATCAGTTAATCATACTCCAAGTATCGAATAAAACAACTAATAAACAAGCTATCAAGAATCCACAAAAAAACACATCAATATTGCAGGTCAAAGTTCAATATTGCACAGGCAAACATGCACAGTCTCACACCCATATCAAAATCAATAATAAAATATGGGCTATGATGTACATGATAGTATTTAATGACAGTGCATATATGTCCTTACCACTATAGTCTCTTTTGAAACACATTGCACCCAAAAGTAAATATatcttaaataaataaatcttaaATATATCTTAATATCTTTCAAACTCAAAATAAATATCAAATGGAATCTACTGAAAATATGTCACATTGTTGCAATGTTTCACGGAAGTTTACTACGTCCTTTCCATATCTTTGTGTCTTATTTTCAACTTCATTATTTTGAGGATTTTCGCTCCACTTTGAACATCTAGTTCCTGTTTCACAATATCACAAAAATGAAAACGTATGTTTCAGTTGTGCACATTAAAGTGGTTTGATGTGTTTAAGGGTTGAGAATGTTCCTGAAATCCAAGGTCAATGTTAGAACAGGCAAATGATATCATAGGCAGTGTGATTTCTCTCGTAAAAAGGACATGGATTCAACATCTAACATCTGACTTATTGATCTACAGTAACATGATACACTTCAATGCCATTTTCGTATTTTGTTCTATCTTTCTGGCAAATTGTCTACAAATTCACTTATGCATACCACTTTCCAAAAACACATCTTCTAAGAGCAAAACATAAAACCTATGACAGATGGAACAAAGAAGGCATTTGTTACTACAGGATACATGAAGTAAGAATGACGCTTGAACTGTGGGCTTTTAAACGTTTCGTTTAAAACGtgacaataataataactatTGTAACAACAGTCCTATTTGCATTAGCAAACATTTGTGCTTTAAATGTGGAATGTTTGAACAAAAGTGCTGTTCTAAAATGTACATGGCGAACAATGTGGGCTGAACAAATTTCAACATTGTCAGAAATGGAGATTTGAAGGATTGATTTGAGCGGCCGTTTAATGATTGATTGAGATAGAACGGCTAGAAAGAATGTTTTAAAGGGAAAAAGCTCAACAGATCACTTTTGTCAACAGTCTCATTCAAACCATAATGAAAAGTAAACCTGGAATGTTCTAAAACCTATAAAATGGcagttattttgtacataaaatAAACACAAGACCTTGGAAGGTATGAAAATGAGGAGGCCTTGGTTTAACTGAATGTTTTGGTTTACCCATTAAGTCAAAAATAGTTCAAATCAAGGCATAACGCATCATTTATGACTGACGTTCTACCATAGCAATGTAGACTCATGTAGATGGGAAGTGAGTTGAGCTTATCAGAGAAATTGGTGTGAATATGGATTGGATGGCTAGTGGTAATTTCTATTACGGGCTATTGGCATGGCTCATAAACTAGACCCCATGTCCCTACCCCATAACCCCAGTAATCTGTCTTCATTTTGGGACCTGCATCTAAACTACCTCTTCAACCCTCATAAACACATACACTCAGTGATTAAGATTGCACTGAACAAGGATTCAAGTTGGAACAGCTTCTGTTGGTCTAGGGGCAGAGTTTGGTTGCACTTCCCTTTCTCTACCAACTCACAGCCTATTCATAGGGATCAATGTCAAGCATCGGCAGCACAGTTCCACAGATCTTAGTAGTATAGAGATGTGTCTATCTAAACAGTACATCCAATATCAGGCAATCCACAATATTTACAGCTTAGTAGATCTGTGCAGCATCTGCATTGAACTAATTCCTGTGAATAGGCTCTGACTTCAATGGGGCGTACAGGGCAGAGTTTAGGGTTTCTTGGGCTACTTGTTGTTCACAGTGTGGCTTACTCATTCTGACCCCCATGTCGCCCCCTAGGGGCGTGGCCACACTATTGCAGCACTTTGGCCCCGCGTCTCCGGCAGCTTGAACGCCAGGAAGCTGCCCGCTGCAAAGCGCCCGGGAGGCGAACAGGATGGGCACAGCCTTGGTAATGCCACGAAAGAGGTGAAGATGCTGATGCCCAACACGGCTGCCAGCTTACAGAGGGCGTTTAGAAAGCCAACGCTGTGCatctgggaggagagaggaagatcaGTCAGTTCCCTAATGACCTCTATTCAAACAGTCTCAGATTGAACTCATAATGTAACACCTGCAGGGAGGACTGTTCAACCAGATGGGCAGCACTACTACCCTTTCTGAAATTGGAAAATAATATTTAATCATGGTCCGATATTATTAAGCAAAAAAGGCATGGGGGTGTGGTAAATTGGCCATTTACTGCAAACCCCAAGGTACTataattgctattataaactggttaccacgtaattagagcagtacaaataaatgttttgtcatacccatggtatacggtctgatataccacggctgtcagccaatcagcattcagggctcgaaccccGTTGATAATAATGAACAGCCAGTCTGCTATGATGAGATCTCAGAGTTTTGAAATGGCCAGAAATGTTTCAGTCAACCCAGTTTACTGGGatatacagattttttttttagtaTATGTTGGTTGAGGCAGTGCAGTGTTCACTCAGCCATTGGGTGGCAGTAAGGATTCCCACCCAGTTTCACGCACCACTACCACCAATGCTCTTACACAGTACTACAACCTCCATTTTCCTCCATCTAGTGTAACCAATCACATCAAGGCACCACTTTTGCCAGTACACCTGGAAACTACAACCTTCCACAATGCCAAGGTTTTGGTGTGGCTCTCTGGTTGAGTATCCTACCTCTTGTCAGAGGGGTAAAGCTCCCACCGTCAGCACGTCCAGGGCATTCCAGGAGGCGATGCTGATGCCCCCAAACAGACAGAGCAGAGCGATCATGGCCGACTCGCTGTTGCCAAACGACAGGAAGAAACAGCTGACACAAGAGATAACACTTGAGCCCGCtgaagagtgagaggagggaaagagatggggagggagggaaagggagggagagagagggtaaggaggggtcgagagagagagagagaagaagaagagagggaaaatGAATGAATCTATGAATATGTCATCTAATATGCCTGCTATTCTTGCTGAATCCATTTTGGCCATTGTGAGACAGAAAATTCTGCCCAATCTACCATAGATTAAGCAGACTACATTTTGTTTTCTTAAGGTTGCTGATCTCTATGTGTCGAAGACATGCACCAACAGTACAGTGCAAAATCAGATGACACCATTGTAGCCGTGTGACACTGTCGCCTCTCCTCGCTCTATTACCCAGCATCCTCAGCCGTCCGATCTTGTCCATGAGCAGCGCCGACACGATGTTGCCGGGCAACACGGCCAGGGTGCCCAGGAAGCTGACAAAGTATATCATGTAGGCACTGTTCTCGCTGAAGTCGCTAAGCATGCAGCCCTCCTTGTTGTGCAGGAAGGTGCTGTTGACCAGTTTGCTGTTGATCAGCCTGTACTTGAACAGATCTGTTGGGGAGAGGGGGGTGTTATTGACGAGAATTGTGGTTAATTCGATTCAACGTAGGGATAGACTTTAATGCATTCTGTACTGCTGGTATCTTTTAATGTCAGCTGAGATCAGTTGAGATATATGTGAAATTATATGAGATATATGAACACAATACCATAAACTACAGTCATTCTAATGGATGAATGACAGAATATGAACTGGGGCGTAAGGTTCGCATATATATATAGGCCTATTCAAtgagttacaaaataaaatacattcatAATACTGAATTCTTTATTCTGCTGTACATGTGAGAccggtgtgtccatactgtccaaGCCTAACCTCTGACCTCCAACCTCTAGGTTTTGCTCTGCTGTACTTCTCCCAGTATAAATCCATCATGAGGTTGGTCCCATAGTGGGTTAACATCCTGCACTATGGCAACAATCTAGCAGCTACTAGCTCTTAGTGGAAAGCACAGAGGGATTAGACATTAAAGCAGTAGTAGTGAAATGGCTTTTTAATTCAAATGCAAATGAGTAGCCTGCATGGCACTGATAGCAGCAGAGTGATTGCTTGACTAGCCTAATGACGGACAAACACCTAACAGAACGAGAGGGAGGCGTTTAGATAGTCACTATTGTACTGCTCTGATAACGtcttggagagagacagagaaagagagagtgagagagactaaGCCATTGTGGGCTTGTGTTTGGCTGATAATAGGTTTCCATCATCGTTGTAATGCCAGAGATAAAATTGGATTCTGCCGATGGATCGAGAGGACTTCAAGCTCATCAATTTTGCCCATCTAATAGGTTTCCATCGTTGTAATACCAGAGGTAAAATTGGATTCTGCCGATGGATCGAGAGGACTTCAAGCTCATGTATTTTGCCCATCTAATAGAGTTTCCATCGTTGTAATGCCACAGAATAAATTGATTCTGCCGATGGATCGAAGGACTCCGGCTCATCAATTTTGCCCATCTTTGTCATCAATAGCCATACAGATGAATCATCTTCTTATTGCAGGCTGCCTTTGTTTCCCGGAAAAATCTATCATTCAGTTTGAGATGACTGACAGTTATGTAATTTGCAGGCTGAAGTAAAATAGCATTGGGGCTGTGTTGCTAGGAtacttctctctgtctgcattgCCTCATTATGTTACAGAGCCAGAGAGTAGAGTGATGGTAATTGAGCCATTTTGTCTTGTATGAAGAATATAATTGGAGCTGATTCTCTGCTCTGTTTCTGGCTCTGTTTCTGTAAGAGAGGTTTTACACCTTAGCAAGAAATGCAAAAGACCTATATGAACAATATAAGACATGTTTATCTCCTTAGACAACAATATGGcatacaattgtattttatctgTCAATCAAACACAGAAGCCACTAACACAATTGAGATTACAGTACTTAGATGAGTTAATGAAGGGGAAGCCCCTTATAAGCAAAACAAGACATTCACAACTTATAAACACTGATACAACACTCATCAGCAGAGAGTTGAAAACAACCAACCTGTGTTGTAGAAGAGGGTGGCGATGAAGGTGCAGTTCTTGAAGAAGGTGTTGCTGGAGGTGATGTCTTCAAAGTAGCACTCCTCAAACAGAGAATCCTCGAACACCATAGACTTCATCTTCAGATTCATAAACCtgtcagagacagagggggagagaatcagagagagagagagagagagagagaaagagagagagagagggagagagagggggggagagagagagagagagagagagagagagataaagagtttGTTTTAACATCAGAATGACTGACTGACCCTTGACCTGTATGAATGGCTTGGTACCCTGCTGTGTTCCCATGACAACGCTggtgagggaagagggaaagggggacCTACTTGTTGTTGAAGTACTCTCCGTTGCGGTGCACCTGGTTCTCCAGGGTGAAGTTGAAGGTGACGTGCTCCACCTTCTCCTTGATGAAGACCTTGGTGCGCGAGGAGTACTCCTGCTTCTGGAGATACTTGATCATGTCAGGGAACCACACCGTCAGCCCATAGTAactgagggagagaagggagatggatgTTAAGACAGACGTAGGGATCATGATGATCAACTTAACATAATCCACTTAGAAGGGATAGGACACTAACTACATCATCAATATCAGTAATGTCAAACTAAATTTTCACTTGAGTCAGacacaatcaaatcaaagtttattggtcacgtacacacaTATGCAggtgttatagcaggtgcagtgaaatgcttatgtttctagctccaacagtgcagcagaATGCCTCGCAAATACAATACTAATacacaaataatacaaaaaatcGAAACAAGAAGTTAAGTTAGTTTATTATACCTGTAGTTCATTCTATGCGAACGTGACTTTGGCTGTAAATGACCTGAAAATTTTTTTGGGGAGCGTGACTTTACCTGAACGACATTGagaaccacacagccatcatcatgaGAGTGGTGCGGCGGTACTCAGGAGAGAATATGGCCAGGAAGTTGCTCCACACCTACAgggaggttcacacacacacNNNNNNNNNNNNNNNNNNNNNNNNNNNNNNNNNNNNNNNNNNNNNNNNNNNNNNNNNNNNNNNNNNNNNNNNNNNNNNNNNNNNNNNNNNNNNNNNNNNNACGCTGGAATTTTGTCAGTACAAAGGGCTAGCCTTTCAAAAAGgaaatgtacactaccattcaaaagtttgatggtcacttagaaatgtccttgtttttgtccattaaa is a window from the Oncorhynchus tshawytscha isolate Ot180627B linkage group LG03, Otsh_v2.0, whole genome shotgun sequence genome containing:
- the LOC121841001 gene encoding synaptic vesicle glycoprotein 2A-like; the protein is MMMAVWFSMSFSYYGLTVWFPDMIKYLQKQEYSSRTKVFIKEKVEHVTFNFTLENQVHRNGEYFNNKFMNLKMKSMVFEDSLFEECYFEDITSSNTFFKNCTFIATLFYNTDLFKYRLINSKLVNSTFLHNKEGCMLSDFSENSAYMIYFVSFLGTLAVLPGNIVSALLMDKIGRLRMLAGSSVISCVSCFFLSFGNSESAMIALLCLFGGISIASWNALDVLTMHSVGFLNALCKLAAVLGISIFTSFVALPRLCPSCSPPGRFAAGSFLAFKLPETRGQSAAIVWPRP